CACCAAAGAAAACCCATTTGAGTGAATTCCACTTGACTCTAAGCCAACTATATAATCACCTACTTTCATCATGCTACAGTTTGGAAGAATTTGCTTTCGATCAACTACACCAACCACAAACCCTGCAAGGTCATAGTGATTATTATCATACATTCCAGGCATTTCTGCAGTTTCCCCACCAACCAATGCTATTTTAGCTTGCTTGCACCCCTTTGCAATGCCTTGGACCACAGATAATAAAACGTCCTTGCTCAAAACGCCTGTTGCAAAGTAATCAAGGAAAAATAAAGGCGTTGCTCCTTGTGCAAGTAAGTCATTTACACACATTGCAACTAAATCTATACCTATAGTATCATGCCTATTCACTTCTTGAGCTATCAATAGTTTCGTACCTACTCCATCAGTTGAGGAAACAAGTACTGGATGGTCATATTTCTTACTTAGTGCAGCAAAATCAAACAACGCAGAAAATGAACCTACTTCGCTGATTACTTCTTCTCTAGTAGTTTCTTGAGCAATAGGCTTGACTTCTTTTATTAACTTATTATATAGTTCAAGATCTATTCCTGATCTGATATAAGTATTCATAATCCTTCTATAAATTTTAAAATTGTTAATACTATATTAATGCCTTGATATAAAAAGTGCAA
This genomic interval from Wolbachia endosymbiont (group A) of Rhinocyllus conicus contains the following:
- the purM gene encoding phosphoribosylformylglycinamidine cyclo-ligase; its protein translation is MNTYIRSGIDLELYNKLIKEVKPIAQETTREEVISEVGSFSALFDFAALSKKYDHPVLVSSTDGVGTKLLIAQEVNRHDTIGIDLVAMCVNDLLAQGATPLFFLDYFATGVLSKDVLLSVVQGIAKGCKQAKIALVGGETAEMPGMYDNNHYDLAGFVVGVVDRKQILPNCSMMKVGDYIVGLESSGIHSNGFSLVRHIFKGLGINYNDSSPWNNQLWKEVLLEPTKIYVDSLLPIMPKVKGIAHITGGGLIDNIPRILPKNLFANIDINSWKWPDIFLWLTKEGKIEKKEMLKTFNCGIGMVLIVSPENMQNVKNHFQKRGEKIEIIGKLDEACNPPLDRVVFS